Sequence from the Helianthus annuus cultivar XRQ/B chromosome 13, HanXRQr2.0-SUNRISE, whole genome shotgun sequence genome:
CAGCACGAAGCATATTCTCAGAAAATTCCACTACATACGGGAAGTTTTGGAAAGAGGAGACATCGTAGTAGAGAAAATTGATACTGATCAGAATCTAACGGACCCGTTTACTAAGCCTATACCTCAAGTGAAACACGAGAAGCATGCAGATAGTACAGGTCTTAGATATGCTAGACAGTGGGTCTGAttttgtaatttagtaatttggtgcattttgaactgtaaacaatattttatgtttatttgaatttaatggttgaatgtcttttaaactattatattTGTGTTCAAATATTAGTATGTTTGGTATCTATGAATATTGTATTCTAAAATGTCCGTAGTCTATCAGATTCGTGAGAACCAATCTGGTAAAAGACTATTGTGAATTAGATGGTTGATCCATATAATGGATACTCAAAGTGTTGAGAACCATATTCACTGATATGATTAGTTGAATCATATTGGGCGTAACTCGTTTCAAaatgatcttcatggatcttagtcataagacattttgaataggtacgatcattgtatccttagacctgcggtacatactagaactaacttaaatgaatggttgCTCTTTGATTCTATCTATCGCTGTACGTAACTGGCAGTAATAAGGATAGTTTTGGGAATGATCTGAAGTTTAGTGGGAGTTGTTTGTAGCCAAAGTGATCTGTACTTCTATACTTAGAAGAAGAACACTCTGGCGCCTTTCGTTGATTTGAACTGGTGTTGAACGCGTGGCCACGCTCGAACTAGTAATagtttgataaaccacttcaaATCAAGAACGAAATTAGAAATGGTTGAAGAATATATGAGAATGAATTGGAtccatgtctcatgttcaacaagtgttcaatacagagggataaatgagtcgataaccagggctatagtatttgcataaccaaaggtttgattagtgcaaagaattagttgacataaatttgtcataccttgccgggggcaatatgatgcagctaggcacccactattgtctacattgaaacttaatcggccaatcgaccaagtgagagattgttggatataatgttcaattgtcgattaAAATTCAACGTTaccgtcaaggtacgacccaaagagttacactttgggcaacgaacatttcacggtgttttaatcgttaatcactagatcacgaaataataagcgtaatAAAAGAAACTGGTAATTATTCAGAATAATTACGATGAGCcagattaatattataattaatttgttaattataataaattatatatatattgttaattatttagataattaaaAAGAGAGATACTTGTTATAATTATGAGATAATTATGTGAAGTTGTGATTAGATTACAATTCTGATATTGGTTATAATAAAAGATATACATATTATATCTTTAACTACTTCCAATTTAATCTTATATATGCATCCATATAGTTATAATGGATATCAAATACTTGGGCTTATTATCTATCGTTGGAAATAAAAGAACAAGAAGGTTCCATAGTTTTTTTTCAGTGTCAAGAAACAGAAACAATATACGTAACTTCAATTTTGTGGAACTTCAATATTGATTTTTGATCGGCTGTcgcaaaagaacaaaagaaggagaagcaacaatttacaaacaagtCATTTGTTTCTTTGATTACGCATAAGGTAAGGTTTTGAACTTTATTCTCTTTAGATTTAGGTTTCGTTTGAAAGcgtttcaaacgaacaaatcaaatttcgtggtcaacgatcatctagcgagatcgttcgttgaaccaaggtgtctttcttggatgtcacgattctttaattttattataacctattttgattgtaaagaGATCACTGGTGGGaacggtttagaaccgaacctcgtgtacatgttttccgttgcgttcagtttgtttgacaaattgactAAAAAATATTTTCCAATAGTTACACGAAATTCCCAACAGATTGAACTTTAGAGAGAGTGGATCACATTATTCGTTAATATATATAGTTAATCAATTAAGAGGCTCTAAATCAAAAGGGATTGGTAAAACACTTACCTACTTAAAATCAAAGTATCATGGTGTGTTTATAATTTGGATATTTGAGATACACCTCATTTTCATTCAAGTCGAAACCGGCTTTTCATAAATATATCATTTTAAAAGTACTTTTGACCTTTAGTTAATCTTTCACGTTGTTTTACTCAACCACCAAATGTATTACAACAAATTTCCGCGTTTATTAATTTATTCAACTTTAACATATGTATACAGCAAATTAACACGTACGGTAAGTGGTAACTAATCATCATCCGTTTATAGAACAAAGCAACAGTGTTTTCAAGTAGTATAATCCATTACATACGCCGGCGACTAGCTCCAAACAAATCCGCCACCACCCGCCACCCCGACTGCCATTCCAACACTCTCAAGTGTCCATCGGGCATCAGTTTCATATACTGAGCCGAAGATGCTAGCGGCACCCGAATCGCACCGTCTGGGCGTCTTGGTTCGGCCGAATGAATGAACAAAGCCAAACTTCCATTGAGGAACCTAACATAACTTCTTTCTTTACTTCTATCAGGCCCATTGACCAAATACCGGTAATAAACTCTACGTGGGTTCGTCGTTTCAAGATAACCGAACAAACCCTTATTAGTAACTTCAACAGAATACAAACCTTTTCCCCAGTTTGTTGAAGAAACACTAGCAACCAGCTTCTGTCCTTCAACCAGTTTCTGCCCAGGTACTAAACTGTCTGTCGGGTGATCAAAAGACTGCCAAACAATAACGTTGTTGGAATCAAGCAGTACTAGGTTTCCAGTATCAGTTATTTGCATGCCAGTAACTTGTTTTCCAGCCGTGTTGGTAGACCAAACAACGCTACCATCGGCATCCTGTAGGACTAAATCTCCGGCTTCATTAAGGTTAAGTTTTGCTCCGAGTTTAACCGGATGTTCCCGGTTGGCTGACCACACAACTTGTGGGAAGCCGATAGCGGGTTGGACAATGCCTGACCCGCTATTGGTTTGGACTATGAAGACTGCGAAGAGGTAAGAGTCGCAGGTCCCGTTGCAGTAGAACCCGCAGGCGAACCTCGGTCCGAATGATCCTCTAAGGAGGATGGCTCGGACCGTTGAGCCATCTGTGAAGGTTACGGAGTGGGGTGCAGAGACGTTGTTGGTCCATGTGGTGGAAAGGTTTGCGGTAGGGTAGTCGAAGGGCTGGGAGGAGACTGAAATAAGAAAGAGAGCTAGGAGAAGACTTAGAATGAATGATGTTTTCATGGCTAATGATGAAAAGAAAAGATAGAattgaagaatgaagatgaatAAATATGCAGGTatgtatttataggattccaaatATGTAAAACTCGTTTTctgttcatttttttttttttgttgtttgttgttgAAAGGAAGTCGTTTTCTATAATAATTAATATACAAGTGGTTACTCTTCATTTctttctatttttaatatattaggtTAATATACAAGCGGTTACTGTTCATTTCTTTCTATTTTTAAAGCGGTTACTGTTCATTTctttctatttttaatatataatatataatttttaatatattaggtTAATATACAAGCGGTTACTGTTCATTTctttctatttttaatatataaggTAATTTAAAGTTTTTTAATGAACAAAACCGTGTCTAGATCTCATGTTGAATGGTGCCTTCTTTCAAAATTAAATAGAACTAGTAATAAagcccgcgcgcgttgcggcgcgggtacaatGTAAAAATCGAATGAATTAGTCCAGTTAACCATACGAACGCGCATTTCAACAtatccgattgaactcaatgtaacctatataagtattctgattgaatcaaaacgtaaagtaaatcgaatttatactgtacaatcataacgtattgtATGGTATTAATTATGGCTTTTAAAAAAGACGAaaaaccacaatttgactccactcatTTCGGAACAAAATTGACGAAAggtacataaaataagcacgaaaatgtattatatttgatctgGCTCGTTTttcaaaaaagtttacgtcgaaacgtagaacaactcAAATTAATAAAAACGCATATATAAAAacatgcacgtaaaaatggtttttctAAACAAacacgtattatatttgacctgactcgtttctTGAAACAATTTACGTCGAAACATAGACATACCcaaatttataccgacacatacataaaaatatgaATGTAAAAAGTAATTAACAAAAGAGATTAACGAACGAAAGTTATTTAGAGAAAATTAATTTAGTAAAAAGTTAGAGGCTAAAAATGCCAATTGCTAAAGTAGAGGATATTGAAAATAGGAAAAGACTAAAATTGCCAAATTGCAAAACTTGAAGGGCCAACCAAACCAAAGCCGGTGGGGCGTTTTTCAAAAAAGTCTACGTTGAAACATAGAACAACTCGAATTAATAAAAACACATATATAAAAacatgcacgtaaaaatggtttttctAAACGAacacgtattatatttgacctgactcgtttctAGAAACAATTTACGTCGAAACATAGACATACTCAAATTTATaacgacacgtacataaaaatatgaatGTAAAAAGTAATTAACAAAAGAGATTAACGAACGAAAGTTATTTAGAGAAAATTAATTTAGTAAAAACttagggctaaaaatgccaattGCTAAAGTATAGAATATTAAAAATAAGAAAAGACTAAAATTGTCAAAATGCAAAACTTGAAGGGCCAACCAAACCAAAGCCGGTGGGAAATTCCACCGACTTTGGTTTTTAAGATATAtgataattatattatattattttcaaTAGTTATGATGTCTCGTTAGAAAAAACGGATAATACTATAcaataatttaatttaatataattatatattaacttaaaaatatatgaaactattttatattttttgtatttGCAATGCTAACAATTTTAAAATCTGAAAAAAACAAAAAGGTAAACAGATAATTGGGATATCAAATAGGACAAAATTGAAATCCAGCTAGGGGTGTTCGGTGTGGGAGCCAGAGAGATCTCGGTGATGCCCGGCCCTGTCTGGGAACACCAGCTCTCTCTGGTTCCGGTGACAAATTTTACCCTGGTAAACGGGGACTCCTCACCGATTGTTGGGGAACGGGACCCCTTACCTAACGTCAGGGAACTTGATAAGTCTTGGTTTATTTAataattttttacattttttatgtgtttatgtattgtgtttgtttgtgtatgTGTATGTGCGTAGGGGGGAGTGTAATTTTCAAAACAATGTATATAGTTACTTATTTACCCATCGGCTGAACTGGCAAACCAGATAAGATAATGGGTATATCAAAGTGGACAAAATTGAAATCATGTCGAATCATCTTATCTGGTTTGCCAATTCAACCGATCGATTCAATTAGAGACGCTTAAAATGAGCTCAAACATGTGGGGTTTGTTGCCATGCACTAACCAATAGGGCAATAGGCAATGTAATTTTCAAAACAATGTATATAGTACGTAATATTTCCTTGTATAAATTTGTTTCATATTTCTTGGTAGAAAATgataagaattttttttttcaaaatgtcGAGATTACGAGTGGTCCACAATCTATTTTTGTTTTTCCtattagtttaaaatattttttattaggAAGTATATTAAGACATAAGTTTATACCATGGGGTAAGCTAAATGCACCCTTAGTTTTACTTTTCACACCCCCTTTCTAAAAATAAATAGTTTTAATTTGTCAAATTATACCCCTATAGAACTCCTTATTATTAATTATCTCTCTCTAAATCCTTCTTCTCCAATGTCAACAAACCACTGAACATGCAAAGATCTCACATCTCAATTTGCATCTAATAACCACCATGAACATGCTATAACATCACATCTCACTTCCAGTAACGTACCCTAACAACAATGGCAattacggtggtggtggtggtggtggtggttactAGGAAGAGGATGCCGCAGTCACATAACAATTTTGCAGCAACGATTCGGAAAACGTGAATCGGAATTTTCCATAGCTGGATTCGCCATTGTTCTTCTAGCTTTCTCGTTCAGTGTTTCTTCTGATTCATCTTCATCCAATTGTTTCTCCGGTACCCCACCATCCACTCATACTTCAGACGGTCCATGATCCTACCGCTCTTGATCCTTGGTGCCAGTTTCAGATCAATCGTTATTTTACttgatcatatatatatatatatatatatatatatagggaggggttcatgcgagaaccacctttattgcgagaaccgcgagaaccaatgtgaacgaGTGGCAAATTTGTAAATaaccaaaaaaattataaaattccCGCGGAACTGAAAACTGAAATTAACTACGTTACATAATACGATCTGGTGTCCGATAACTGCTATATCCAAACAAAAAATCTCCCAAACACAAAATCTCCCCAATACGATCTGGGGTTCATTATCGATTCTTATCGATTCTTAGCGACGATCACAAATTCGGCGCGTTCAACATCATCGTTCGACATACGATCATCATGATCATCGTCGATATCGCCGGCCGGCACATCAACCGTGACATCAACCGTCTACTCGAAAT
This genomic interval carries:
- the LOC110897275 gene encoding EP1-like glycoprotein 4, encoding MKTSFILSLLLALFLISVSSQPFDYPTANLSTTWTNNVSAPHSVTFTDGSTVRAILLRGSFGPRFACGFYCNGTCDSYLFAVFIVQTNSGSGIVQPAIGFPQVVWSANREHPVKLGAKLNLNEAGDLVLQDADGSVVWSTNTAGKQVTGMQITDTGNLVLLDSNNVIVWQSFDHPTDSLVPGQKLVEGQKLVASVSSTNWGKGLYSVEVTNKGLFGYLETTNPRRVYYRYLVNGPDRSKERSYVRFLNGSLALFIHSAEPRRPDGAIRVPLASSAQYMKLMPDGHLRVLEWQSGWRVVADLFGASRRRM